The Prosthecobacter dejongeii genome contains a region encoding:
- a CDS encoding SOS response-associated peptidase codes for MCSRLNQLAQLPLLVIEGEAKPAKRRKAKPQEDVRSQNAFLHNLCPTDYADVFTLNAGQLTAERMRFGLIPTWAKGTKAEVVKKFRLTFNARSETIFDLASFRTPIKSRRCLIPVQGWHEWPDRTTPYFIHQVDDAPLMFAGIWDSWESAYPEDCESGPVITSMSVVTTPPGRYLGKFHDRCPLILEGEEAMDWMSDGLAPEDVRALIRPYESDRLEAYRVAPASVVPKNKSAKSLVPISPPVPQTGDLPVADGNETPELGLEL; via the coding sequence ATGTGCAGTCGTCTCAATCAACTGGCCCAGCTCCCTCTTCTGGTGATCGAAGGGGAAGCGAAACCTGCCAAGCGACGCAAGGCGAAGCCCCAGGAGGATGTACGTTCCCAAAACGCTTTCCTTCACAACCTGTGTCCGACTGATTACGCGGATGTCTTCACCCTGAATGCTGGGCAACTCACCGCTGAACGCATGAGATTTGGCCTGATTCCCACCTGGGCAAAGGGGACGAAAGCAGAGGTGGTGAAAAAGTTCCGCCTCACCTTCAATGCTAGGTCCGAAACGATTTTCGATCTCGCATCCTTCCGCACGCCCATCAAGAGCCGCCGTTGCCTGATACCTGTGCAGGGCTGGCATGAATGGCCAGACCGCACCACACCTTACTTCATTCATCAGGTGGACGATGCCCCTTTGATGTTTGCGGGCATCTGGGATTCCTGGGAAAGCGCTTATCCAGAGGATTGCGAAAGCGGCCCCGTCATCACTTCCATGAGCGTCGTCACTACGCCGCCGGGGCGCTATCTGGGCAAATTCCATGATCGGTGCCCTTTGATCCTAGAAGGTGAGGAGGCCATGGATTGGATGTCGGATGGCCTTGCCCCTGAGGATGTTCGGGCTTTGATCCGCCCGTATGAGAGTGACCGCCTGGAGGCTTACCGTGTGGCTCCTGCTTCCGTGGTGCCAAAGAACAAATCTGCAAAATCTTTAGTTCCCATTAGCCCGCCCGTTCCTCAAACGGGTGACTTGCCGGTCGCGGACGGAAATGAGACGCCTGAATTGGGATTGGAATTGTGA
- a CDS encoding LexA family protein — protein MLTSRQVLSLQMLWQTLADRLPLRRVPLLGSIVAGRPEVQEGRQDYCLDVDFDTLRLPKNARTFALKVRGDSMKGAGILEGDVVIMEFREPRHGDIVAALIDGETTLKRFILQAGVPYLRASNPKYPDLIPAQELVIQGVLIALLRLSER, from the coding sequence ATGCTCACCTCACGCCAAGTTTTATCGCTACAGATGCTCTGGCAAACTCTCGCCGACCGCCTCCCTCTCCGTCGTGTGCCGTTGCTTGGCAGCATTGTGGCGGGAAGACCGGAGGTTCAGGAGGGGCGCCAGGATTACTGCCTGGATGTGGATTTCGACACTCTGAGATTACCGAAGAATGCCAGGACATTTGCCCTCAAAGTGCGCGGAGATTCGATGAAGGGGGCGGGCATCTTGGAGGGAGATGTGGTGATCATGGAGTTTCGGGAGCCCCGGCATGGAGACATTGTTGCAGCTCTCATTGATGGTGAAACCACTCTCAAGCGGTTCATTTTGCAGGCTGGCGTGCCTTATCTGCGGGCATCGAATCCCAAATACCCCGATTTGATCCCTGCTCAGGAGCTAGTGATTCAAGGGGTTCTCATCGCACTTTTACGGCTCTCAGAAAGGTAA
- a CDS encoding helix-turn-helix transcriptional regulator — protein MFRQREKSNVAYPPPNQSDPLERQVVLALKAERERQGISANALAQQIGVSRAAITHIEADRSRPTLWLVIRIAQGLGLSLKFGRKRKSDPDIELGE, from the coding sequence ATGTTTAGGCAACGGGAAAAATCAAATGTGGCATACCCCCCTCCTAACCAGTCTGATCCTTTGGAGAGACAAGTCGTTCTCGCTTTGAAGGCAGAACGGGAGAGGCAGGGCATATCCGCCAACGCTCTTGCCCAGCAGATAGGCGTGAGCAGGGCCGCCATTACCCACATTGAGGCAGACAGATCCCGTCCGACACTTTGGCTGGTGATCCGCATTGCCCAGGGTCTTGGGTTGTCTCTGAAATTTGGCAGGAAGAGGAAGAGTGACCCAGACATCGAACTGGGTGAATGA
- a CDS encoding prolipoprotein diacylglyceryl transferase, with protein MDNPFKPGDKVLIMRKGVELEATVRTTFNHEVQVRVADGELLWRTVKTARLIAASAESPEVPQASQEPSSHEADVSHTQASSEDASATTDTPEAPALAESESGDTSFPAQTAELAEQNSAPAPSSRKDKRRHRHSHNR; from the coding sequence ATGGACAATCCATTTAAACCCGGAGACAAAGTTTTAATCATGCGCAAAGGCGTGGAACTCGAAGCCACGGTTCGCACCACCTTCAACCATGAAGTGCAGGTCCGTGTGGCCGATGGCGAGCTGTTGTGGCGCACGGTCAAAACCGCGAGGCTGATAGCTGCGTCTGCCGAGTCGCCAGAGGTGCCACAAGCTAGCCAGGAGCCTTCCTCTCATGAAGCGGACGTCTCCCATACCCAGGCTTCGTCAGAGGATGCTTCCGCGACCACCGATACGCCAGAAGCTCCCGCTCTCGCAGAATCCGAATCTGGCGACACGTCCTTTCCGGCACAGACCGCAGAGCTGGCAGAACAAAATTCTGCGCCTGCTCCATCCAGCCGGAAGGACAAGCGTCGCCACCGTCATTCCCACAACCGCTAA
- a CDS encoding nucleotide kinase domain-containing protein: MDCNETTDHHPPLFLASGIETTEVFRSYWKLAAERQKIFFKRFHGEPAPWSNDPILLQHKFTNAYRASDRVSQYLIKHVIHEGEQSSKEWFFRILLFKFFNSINTWEWLSCKLGGIHSDEFSFEAYDEVLTAAMETGRSIYSAAYIMPSGGMGSPYKRKHKMHLALLARMLAYDLPDKIAQAPDMRSVFWLLRQYPSIGDFLAYQYATDLNYSPLTNFSEMDFVCPGPGALDGIRKCFSDKGGYNDEDLIRIVADRQQEMFSQMGLEFQDLWGRPLQLIDCQNLFCEVDKYARVAHPEMNQLTGRTRIKHRFEASRELLLPWYPPKWGINNRIWGNREGGESNSTSWTIHLNPETKF, from the coding sequence ATGGACTGCAATGAAACGACTGACCATCATCCCCCGCTTTTCCTAGCTTCTGGCATCGAGACGACGGAGGTGTTTCGATCTTACTGGAAGCTGGCAGCTGAGCGTCAGAAGATCTTCTTCAAACGCTTCCACGGCGAGCCTGCTCCCTGGTCAAATGATCCCATCCTGCTTCAGCACAAATTCACCAATGCCTATCGGGCCAGCGACCGTGTCAGCCAATATCTGATCAAACATGTCATCCACGAGGGCGAGCAATCTTCCAAAGAATGGTTTTTCCGCATCCTGTTGTTCAAGTTCTTCAACAGCATCAACACCTGGGAATGGCTCTCCTGCAAACTGGGCGGCATTCACTCAGACGAGTTTTCTTTTGAGGCCTACGACGAGGTATTGACGGCAGCCATGGAAACCGGACGTAGCATCTATTCAGCAGCCTACATCATGCCATCAGGCGGCATGGGCTCGCCTTACAAACGGAAGCACAAGATGCACCTGGCTCTGTTGGCGAGAATGCTGGCCTACGACCTGCCCGACAAGATCGCCCAGGCCCCAGACATGCGGAGCGTCTTCTGGCTGCTGAGGCAGTATCCGAGCATTGGGGATTTCCTGGCGTATCAGTATGCCACCGATCTCAACTACAGCCCGCTCACCAACTTCAGCGAGATGGATTTCGTCTGCCCAGGGCCGGGAGCGCTGGATGGCATCCGCAAATGCTTCTCTGACAAGGGCGGCTATAACGACGAGGACCTTATCCGCATCGTGGCCGACCGACAGCAAGAGATGTTCTCGCAAATGGGTCTGGAGTTTCAGGACCTGTGGGGAAGGCCCTTGCAGCTGATCGACTGCCAGAACCTGTTCTGCGAGGTGGACAAGTATGCCCGTGTGGCCCATCCCGAGATGAACCAGCTCACTGGTCGGACAAGGATCAAACACAGGTTTGAGGCATCAAGGGAACTGCTGCTGCCCTGGTATCCGCCAAAATGGGGCATCAATAATCGCATCTGGGGCAACCGGGAGGGAGGAGAATCAAATTCTACTTCATGGACAATCCATTTAAACCCGGAGACAAAGTTTTAA
- the dnaE gene encoding DNA polymerase III subunit alpha — MILHFDADAFFASVEQAADKSLRGKPVAVGGERRGIIASASYEARRLGIYTPMPTAQARKLCPSLIVLPGDFDKYERFSRLMFSYAYDFTPIVEVASIDECYLDLNGAKQVKAGDTASSIQRAISQSLKLSVSVGVGVNKLVSQIASKLRKPHCFIEVSPGYEQGFLWPLENKWLPQVGPQLAAKLNTAGLRRVEHIAATPLEELALLVGKNAPQLRGYANGLDSRPVICDAPEAKGYGEQETFNQDTTDTAFILARLRAMADSLMRRVRQDGKSIRTITLRLRYNDMDEVTRASSLDEPTDLEHDIYPLLQAMLTRAWERRVSVRLVGLRFTKVYEGGFSSVLPLEQSDAKRERLHTLAVVIDDLRRKDRSIMRGHDLWLAQHKHAPRQTLPTPNVSAPRAAETNRVLKERANDGPEIVVKQSKGHAVPALNVRSCFSFLDSTLTISQIIEAAVEHDMPALAVMDPNLHAAVPFFQAATAAGIKPIIGAQLRCHEKTLLAYVQNQAGYANLCELLSASKISQKMLHEHSSGLIIMPGESQPEMRYRKPGDKVFYNILQSMRTLTLLHESHPEKRRGDFAFGPGKPAQEIIESCEFAFDFKTLRFPRYTPADGSTPAAMLDQLAHAGLRQRYGDKAREHEAQLREELAIISEVGYEEYFLTVWHLLQECRSLGIGWITRGSAADSLVCYCLFISNVCPIRFELYFKRFLNRDRMALQKLPDIDVDFAHDRKDDVVRLLLDRYGPEHAAIVGGFNTFQARSAFGDVAKVLGVAENEIRLLTKHMPWTDAKHAANAVALSRECDLMAWKEEPLRTALLMAGMLDAMPRYAKMHPCGVVLSRDPIRSLTPTFISGKGWPTTHFDMDAVEAVGLIKLDILAQGGLAVLRDTQATIRENKGPETKPLHLDLESLEIGGLGSTERPPRLGAVAPWSDPEVWQMIASGNARGVHHIESPAMTSLACMANVRDIDCLVALVSVIRPGAANGMKKTQWARRAQGLEPVDYAHPSLATVLRSTFGVVAYEEHILQICEAFAGLPPGRADILRRALVKMDAAKVKEVQAEFNAAARLLQRDESSIARVWDLVAGFQGYAFCRAHSTAYGVEAYQGAYAKHYHPAEFMAAVLTNGKGFYSTLLYTIECRRLGIGFLHPDINNPADGYTVEISDSPCGTSAPALGKAIRVPVRCIKDVSAATLARWKAERERGRFISVRDFCERVMPQGPEALNLIQVGAFDPLEGTRTEHFWHCLRASRADAGGTDWLFRDVNAQDVKATFRAEPSPLQMLADESELLGFTISGHPLERWPEIAWPSYCPISDLSRFHRQRVTVCGLIVVTRSHLQADGEPMKFISICDRTGIVECEIFAEAYAAHGLATVRYPVVEIFAHVQPFDNGAGFTLEVLRVGKPRSM; from the coding sequence ATGATCCTGCACTTTGATGCGGATGCGTTTTTTGCCTCCGTGGAGCAGGCCGCCGACAAGTCTTTGCGTGGCAAGCCCGTAGCAGTGGGGGGCGAGCGTCGCGGCATCATTGCCTCCGCCAGCTATGAGGCCCGCCGTCTGGGCATCTACACGCCCATGCCTACCGCTCAGGCCCGCAAGCTCTGCCCGAGTTTGATCGTGCTGCCGGGGGACTTCGACAAATACGAAAGGTTTTCCCGTCTCATGTTTTCGTATGCGTATGACTTCACCCCGATTGTGGAAGTGGCTTCGATTGATGAATGCTATCTGGATTTGAATGGAGCGAAGCAGGTCAAAGCAGGCGACACGGCATCCAGCATTCAACGGGCGATTTCGCAGAGTCTAAAGCTGTCGGTGTCGGTCGGTGTCGGAGTGAATAAACTCGTTTCACAGATCGCCAGCAAGCTACGCAAACCGCACTGCTTTATCGAAGTGTCACCTGGCTACGAACAGGGGTTTCTATGGCCCTTGGAAAACAAATGGCTGCCCCAAGTCGGACCGCAGCTAGCGGCAAAACTCAACACGGCTGGCCTTCGCAGGGTGGAACACATCGCCGCCACACCGCTGGAGGAACTGGCTTTACTCGTGGGCAAAAATGCCCCGCAGTTGCGAGGCTATGCCAACGGGCTGGACTCGCGCCCGGTCATCTGTGATGCCCCCGAAGCAAAAGGCTATGGAGAGCAAGAGACTTTCAATCAAGACACCACGGACACGGCCTTTATTCTAGCGCGACTCAGGGCGATGGCTGACTCTCTCATGCGTCGAGTCAGGCAAGACGGGAAAAGCATTCGCACGATCACCTTGCGCCTACGGTATAACGATATGGACGAGGTGACACGCGCCAGCAGCCTGGACGAACCCACCGATTTGGAGCACGACATTTACCCGCTGTTGCAGGCCATGCTTACCCGAGCCTGGGAGCGTCGAGTCAGTGTGCGGTTAGTGGGCTTGCGCTTCACCAAAGTTTACGAAGGGGGCTTTTCCAGCGTGCTGCCTTTGGAACAATCCGATGCAAAAAGGGAGCGCCTACATACGCTAGCCGTTGTCATTGACGACCTCCGCCGAAAAGATCGAAGCATCATGCGCGGGCATGATTTATGGCTTGCCCAGCATAAGCACGCCCCCCGGCAGACATTGCCCACGCCTAACGTTTCCGCCCCCCGAGCCGCAGAAACTAACCGCGTTCTCAAAGAGAGGGCTAACGATGGCCCCGAGATCGTGGTGAAGCAGTCTAAAGGCCATGCCGTGCCCGCTCTGAATGTGCGTAGCTGCTTTAGCTTCCTGGATTCCACGCTCACCATTTCACAGATCATCGAAGCAGCGGTTGAGCATGACATGCCAGCCCTCGCAGTGATGGACCCAAATCTGCATGCCGCCGTCCCATTCTTCCAAGCAGCCACCGCCGCAGGCATCAAGCCTATCATCGGTGCGCAGCTCAGGTGCCACGAAAAGACCTTGCTGGCTTATGTGCAAAATCAGGCGGGGTATGCGAACCTCTGCGAGTTGCTTTCAGCTTCGAAGATTAGCCAGAAGATGCTGCATGAGCATTCCTCGGGGTTGATCATCATGCCGGGGGAATCGCAGCCTGAAATGCGGTATCGAAAGCCTGGGGATAAGGTCTTTTACAACATCCTGCAAAGCATGCGAACGCTGACGCTTTTGCATGAATCGCATCCTGAAAAGCGCCGGGGTGATTTTGCTTTTGGCCCTGGCAAACCTGCACAGGAAATCATTGAAAGCTGCGAGTTCGCTTTTGATTTCAAAACACTACGCTTCCCCAGATACACGCCTGCCGATGGTTCCACGCCTGCTGCCATGCTTGACCAACTTGCCCATGCAGGTTTGCGCCAGCGTTATGGCGACAAGGCCAGGGAGCATGAAGCCCAGCTTCGGGAAGAATTAGCCATCATCTCCGAGGTCGGTTATGAGGAATACTTCCTCACCGTCTGGCATCTCCTGCAAGAGTGTCGTTCGTTAGGCATCGGCTGGATTACCAGAGGGAGCGCGGCTGATTCCCTGGTTTGTTATTGCCTCTTCATCAGCAACGTCTGCCCGATTCGTTTTGAGTTGTATTTCAAACGGTTTTTGAACCGTGACCGAATGGCGCTGCAAAAGCTGCCGGACATTGATGTGGATTTCGCCCATGATCGAAAAGATGACGTGGTGAGGCTTTTGCTGGATCGTTACGGCCCCGAGCATGCGGCGATTGTCGGAGGTTTTAACACATTTCAAGCCCGCTCCGCATTTGGAGACGTGGCAAAGGTTTTAGGAGTCGCTGAAAACGAGATTCGCCTCCTTACCAAGCATATGCCATGGACCGATGCGAAACACGCCGCCAACGCGGTGGCTTTGTCTCGGGAATGTGACTTGATGGCCTGGAAGGAGGAACCTTTGCGCACGGCCCTGCTAATGGCGGGCATGCTGGATGCCATGCCACGCTATGCCAAAATGCATCCATGTGGCGTCGTTCTCTCCCGTGATCCTATCCGAAGCCTTACGCCTACCTTTATCAGTGGAAAGGGATGGCCCACCACGCATTTTGATATGGATGCCGTAGAGGCCGTGGGATTGATCAAACTGGACATCCTGGCTCAAGGGGGGCTTGCAGTGCTGCGAGATACACAGGCCACCATCCGAGAGAATAAAGGGCCGGAAACGAAGCCCTTGCACCTTGATCTTGAATCGCTGGAAATCGGCGGGCTGGGAAGCACGGAACGGCCCCCGCGTTTGGGAGCCGTGGCCCCTTGGAGTGACCCAGAGGTTTGGCAAATGATCGCCTCAGGGAATGCCCGTGGCGTGCATCATATCGAAAGCCCTGCCATGACCAGCTTGGCCTGTATGGCCAATGTGCGGGACATTGATTGTCTTGTCGCTCTGGTGTCCGTCATTCGTCCCGGTGCTGCCAACGGCATGAAGAAAACGCAATGGGCGCGACGTGCTCAGGGTTTGGAGCCTGTGGACTATGCGCACCCCAGCCTAGCCACCGTTTTGCGTTCCACTTTTGGAGTGGTCGCTTATGAAGAACACATTCTGCAAATCTGCGAAGCCTTCGCTGGCTTGCCCCCAGGACGGGCTGACATCCTCCGCCGCGCCCTGGTGAAGATGGATGCCGCCAAAGTGAAGGAAGTGCAGGCGGAGTTTAATGCTGCCGCTCGTTTGCTCCAAAGGGATGAATCTTCGATTGCCCGTGTCTGGGATTTGGTGGCAGGATTTCAGGGCTATGCTTTCTGCCGTGCTCATAGCACCGCCTATGGAGTCGAAGCCTATCAGGGGGCGTATGCCAAGCATTACCACCCGGCAGAGTTCATGGCTGCCGTATTGACCAACGGGAAAGGCTTTTACTCCACCCTGCTTTACACCATTGAATGCCGCCGCCTGGGCATTGGATTTTTGCATCCTGACATCAACAACCCTGCCGATGGCTACACCGTCGAGATTTCAGATAGCCCCTGCGGAACATCCGCCCCCGCTCTCGGGAAGGCAATTCGTGTGCCCGTTCGATGCATCAAGGATGTGAGTGCTGCCACCCTGGCACGATGGAAAGCCGAGAGAGAAAGAGGGCGTTTCATCAGTGTCCGAGACTTTTGTGAAAGGGTGATGCCTCAAGGGCCAGAAGCCTTGAACTTGATCCAAGTCGGTGCTTTTGACCCGCTTGAAGGCACGCGCACAGAACACTTCTGGCATTGCCTACGTGCTAGCCGTGCCGATGCAGGCGGGACCGACTGGCTCTTTCGAGACGTGAATGCCCAAGATGTCAAAGCCACCTTTCGTGCCGAGCCATCGCCGCTGCAAATGCTGGCCGATGAAAGCGAGCTTTTAGGATTCACTATCAGCGGGCATCCCCTGGAACGATGGCCCGAAATTGCCTGGCCTTCCTATTGCCCCATTTCGGACCTCTCCCGATTTCATCGCCAGAGAGTGACCGTCTGTGGGTTGATTGTCGTGACACGCTCTCATTTGCAGGCTGACGGGGAGCCAATGAAGTTCATCTCCATTTGTGACCGCACGGGCATTGTCGAATGTGAGATCTTCGCAGAAGCGTATGCAGCTCATGGACTAGCCACGGTGCGTTATCCCGTGGTGGAGATCTTCGCCCACGTTCAACCCTTCGATAATGGGGCCGGATTCACCTTGGAGGTTTTACGAGTTGGAAAGCCTCGATCCATGTAA
- a CDS encoding immunity 8 family protein encodes MMRAELKRLHYPDMDIESFWPDDPECFHFLMQAMIGPEGTDTEESFDFEVSTPKWLLQHRASQCAVFGHHMILAFDYDLKAIEARVRSLCSRTTGETWEQIASKLSQFGRWEFEDYRP; translated from the coding sequence ATGATGCGAGCAGAACTCAAACGGCTTCACTATCCAGATATGGACATCGAGTCCTTTTGGCCGGACGATCCAGAGTGCTTTCATTTCCTCATGCAGGCCATGATTGGGCCAGAAGGCACTGACACAGAGGAGTCGTTCGATTTTGAGGTATCCACGCCCAAGTGGCTGTTGCAGCACCGCGCTTCACAATGTGCCGTGTTCGGCCATCACATGATACTCGCCTTCGATTATGACCTAAAAGCCATCGAAGCACGAGTGAGAAGCCTTTGTTCTAGGACCACTGGAGAGACTTGGGAACAAATAGCCTCAAAACTATCGCAATTTGGAAGATGGGAATTTGAAGATTATCGTCCATGA